CTGGTGATGGCCTACGCCAACCTCACCGTGCTCTGAGCCCGGCGCGCCACGATTGCTGGGGAGCGGTTGAGTGGGAACATCCCACAGGTAGGTGCCGACCGTTGGTCGGCACTGACCGTCTGGCCTCAGAAATCCGCTGGAGGGCATCGATTCCATGCCGAGCTGGTGCTCGGCCTCGACTGACCGTCAGCGGCTGACAAAGTGCTCCAGCATCGATCTCAGTGAATCAACGTCCATTGCTTCTTCATCCTTTCGGTTGCGGATCAACGTAAACGCACCTTCGCTGGTTGAAAGCACCTCAACGACGTCACCTGTGTAGTTCGTGATCTCGATGAATCCATTGACTATGCCGCTCAGGTTCTTCACTTCCGAGATCAATGTGGCGAACGTCACGATGGCGCCGCACGCCTCCGTTCCGCCCCCGGTTCCAGGGTTGTCGAAGTAAACGCTGATTTTTGGGGAGACAGTTCGGGTCCAGTCGAACACCGCTACGGTCCTCAGGATGGCATCCCTGAACGCGTCCGCCGACTCATCGCCGGCGAACTCGCACCGGAAGATCGGGATACAGAGAAACAGTTGCCCACGCTTTGCCTCGAGGCGGCCTTTGAGATGGCCGTGATACGTGTGGGGAACCGCCATTGCGTGGGTAAACCCATAGTCGTTCGCCTGCAGCTCAAAAACAGTGGGCGCTCCTGGCGGCAGACAAGCGGGTGCCTGCATTGTCACGCTCGAGGCGAACTTCCTGTCTTCGATGCCTTTCGAGACCACAAGCAAGTCCTGGTCTTCGGTGCTTCTCAGGCAGTACGCGTAGTTGAACTGCGGCAGCACGTGCTGGAAGAAATAGCATCCTGACTCGCTCTGGACATCGTCAAAGTCCTGGAGAAGGTCGTCTCTTGAGATCATATGGGCATCCTCTACGATGGTAGTGCGTCTGCGCTTGATGCTTGGCGGGGTGACGCCCGTGGCGGGCCCGGAATGACGTCGCCAGAGTGAAGGTGCACGCGCGGAGATCACGATTGCAGGTGAAGGCGTGCGGCACCATACACATAGTACGAGTGGTGGTACCAGGCACTGACCGAGTGTTGCAGATGAAGGAATTCCGAAATCCATGACCCAACGCGTTCCACGCCACGTCTTGTTCATCTGCAGCCAGAACCGCCTGCGCAGCCCCACGGCCGAGCAGGTGTTCGCCGCCTGGCCGGGCATCGAAACCGCATCGGCCGGGCTCAAGCCCGATGCCGATGTGCCGGTCAGCCCGGAGCTGCTGGAATGGGCCGAGCTGATCTTCGTGATGGAGCGTGCGCACCGCAGCCGCCTGTCCAGCCGGTTCCGGCCCTGGCTGGGCGGCAAGCGCATCATCTGCCTGGATATTCCCGACGACTACGCCTTCATGCAGCCGGCACTGGTGGAGATGCTGGAGCGCAAGGTTGCGCCGTTCCTGCGGTGAGGGCCTGCCGGCCGCTGGCCGGCTGCTCTTCGCTCGGTTGTTATCGGGAGCCGGCCAGCGGCCGGCACTACAATGGGGCGTATTCCGTTGGCACAGGCCACCCCCATGACCGATTCCCCGCTGCACGTCACCGTCAAATTGAATGCCAAGCTGCAACCCGAGCATCGCCATGAGCTGTTCGAGGATCCGCTCGATGCGCTGCTGGAAAGCGCTGAGCTGGGCCAGCTTACCGGCGGCGGCACTGCGCTGACCGACGAGGGCGAAGTGGACTACGGCGATATCGAGATTGCCCTGACCGACCCGGCCTCGCTGCCGGGCGTGATCGAACTGCTGGAACAGCTGGGCGCGCCGAAGGGCTCGCTGATCCAGCGTGCAGGCGAACCGGACCAGCCGTTCGGCGTCACCGAAGGCCTGGCGCTGTACCTCAACGGCACCGACCTGCCCGATGAGGTCTACGAGCAGTGCGACTCGAACTATGTGTTCGAGCAGATCGTCGAGCGGATTGAAGGCGTGGGCGAGATCTGCAGCTGGTGGCAGGGGCCGACCGAGACCGCGCTGTATCTGTACGGCGTGTCGTTCGAGACCTTGCGCGAGCGCATCGCCGACCTGGTCGCCACCTACCCGCTGTGCCAGGGCGCGCGCGTGGTGAAGATCGCCTGATCATCGTGTAACGGTGCCGGGTGTGCGAGCAGCCGACCAACGGTCGGCTCTACCGAACCCCAGACCGTTGGCAGGCCGCCAACCCCGGTAGAGCCGACCGTTGGTCGGCTGCACGCGCGCCTGATCGAGAAATTCCTGCCGGTCGAGTTCGACTGGCAGCCGCATGAGGGCGGGTGGCAGGTGACGGTCAGTCGTTGACCGCACGCGCCACCCGGGGCGGGACAAGGTCGGGGGTGCGCGCCCCGAACAGGGTCAGCCACAGGCCGCTGCCGATCTCACCGAGCGAAGCGGGCAGCGTGGCGTAGTTGGAGAGTGCCGTCGTGGCGTAGCCGGGGATCAGCAGCTCGCCGAACACGTTGAGCAGGTAGCCGATGCCGCCGAGCATCAGCAGCACGCCGAGCACGCGCGGTATGGCGCGCGTGCGCCACACCAGCCAGCCGAACGGCAGCAGCCACAGGCCCCAGAACAGGCTGGCCAGGAAGATGTGGCTGCTCCAGCTTTTCAGCGCGGCCATCGCCAGCATCTGCAGCTGCCCGCCCGACAGCGCCCGCGCCAGCGCCGGGTCGGTGAGCAGGGTCACCGCCTCCAGGCGATGGGAAAGTGCGGCCAGCGCGATCGGTACTCCGGTGACCGCCAGTGCCACCATCAGCGTGGCCGCCGGGCGATGCGCCGCGGCGAACACGCGATACAGCAGCAGCGGTAGCAGCAGGAAGGCGATCTGCTCCAGCGCGAAGGCGGCGATGCCGGCGCGGAACAGGTCGGCATGCGCGATCACGTTGGCCACGGTGGCGGCGGGATCGTCACCGACGCTGATCCGGGAAGGCACATAGGCCAGGCTGAAGATGCCGGTGGCGATCACCACCAGATACACCCCACCGGCCAGGCGGCCGGTCCGCTGCTGCGTTGCCATCGTGCCGCTCCGGGTGCCGGTGTGGAAGGACCGGTTGCCGCCACCGTACGGCGCTGGTGGGGCTGCGGTGACTGCCGGAAGTCACGCGCCGACGGACGGTAGGGCGGCGCAGGGCCGCCCGCCGCGGGCGCCGGCGCCCCCACTCGTCGGCCATGGCCGTGCACTCATCCCGCATTTCAGCCGCTTCGTCGCGTGCCGCTTGTGGCGGTCCGGCGCGGCGACCAGAGTCTGGCGCTGTCCGCTGGGAGCGCGCAAATGAACAAGGGAACTCCGTACCTGTTGGCTGTCCTGGTTGCGCTGACGCTGTCGGCAGACTGGGTGGCACCGGTCGTGGCCCTGTTCGAGCATGCCTACGCCTGCCTGCAACACGGCGGTGGCCTGGACCTGGTCCGGCTGCGCTGCGAACCGCGCCCGGATGGCCTGTGCGCGTTGCTGGCGTCCTGGCCGTTCTGGGCCACCGCGGTCGCGTTGGCGGTGGCCACGCTGGTTGTCACGCGCGGACCGCGGCGGCAGCTGCGCCTGCGCTGAACCGGACGCGCTGCGGGCTTACCGGCGTCGTGGCGAACCGGCATCATCAGCAGCCGCATTGCAGGAACGATCATGGCGCTGAGCGAGAAGGACAAGATGCTGTCCGGCCAACCCTACCGGCCGGGCGACCCGCAGCTGCAGGCCGAGATGGCGGCGGCCAAGGCCTGGATGGTGCGCTACAACGCCGCCCTGGCCGAGGCGCCGGATGTCCGCCGTGCGCTGCTGCGCGAGCGCCTCGGCGCGGTCGGCGACGGCACGGTGATCCGCCCGCCGTTCCATTGCGACTACGGCAGCCACATCCACCTGGGCACCGGGGTGTTCCTCAACTACAACTGCGTGATCCTGGACGTGGCCGAGGTGCACATCGGCGATGGCACCCAGATCGGCCCGGCAGTGCAGATCTACGCGGCCGACCACCCGCGCGACCCGCAGGCGCGGGCACAGGGGCTGGAGCTGGCGCGACCGGTGCGGATCGGGCGCAATGTGTGGATTGGCGGTGGCGCCATCCTGCTGCCGGGCGTGCGCATTGGCGACAATGCGGTGGTGGGTGCAGGCAGCGTGGTCACCCGCGACGTGGCGGCCGGTGCCACCGTGGTGGGCAACCCCGCACGCGTGGTGCCCCCGCGCGATTGATCCGGCTCAAGGCGCGGCCTCCACGCCGGGTGTGCAATGGTGGTCCCACACTGCACCGGAAGGAGCCCTGCCATGTACAAGCGAATCCTGATTGCCACCGACGGTTCGGAGCTGTCTGAAAAGGGCCTGCTCAAAGGCCTGGAACTGGCCAAGGATCTGAATGCCGAGGTCGACATCGTGACCGTGTCCGAGCCGTGGGCGGTGGGCATGTACGACGCGATGGGCTGGAGCGTGGGCTACATGAACAGCCCCGAGTACAAGGCCGACCGCGAAGAGACCGCGCAGAAGGTCCTGGCCCCGGCCAAGGCCACCGCCGAGGCGCAGGGCCTGCGTGCCAACGTAGTGCACGTGCTGGACCGGTATGCGGCCGACGGCATCATCGATACCGCCGTAGAGCGCAACAGCGACCTGATCGTGATGACCTCGCATGGCCGCCGCGGCGTCACCCGCGTGCTGCTGGGCAGCCAGACCGCCGAGGTGCTCGCGCGCAGCACCGTGCCGGTGCTGGTGATCCGATGACGGACGGCGCTGCGTAAGCGCGTCCCGGTAGTGCCGGCCGCTGGCCGGCTCCCGACCATGCCAGGTTTTACGAGGATCCGGCCAGCGGCCGGCACTACCGTGTTGGGTAGGGTTTGCCGAGGAGCCGGCCAGCGGCCGGCATTACCGTGGTGTGTAGGGTTTGCCGAGGAGCCGGCCAGCGGCCGGCATTACCGTGGTGTGTAGAGGTTGCGAGGAGCCGGCCAGCGGCCGGCATTACCGTGGTGTGTTGAGGGTGCGAGGAGCCGGCCAGCGGCCGGCACTACCGTGGGTGTGCTGAGGGTGCGTTCACCGCTACGGCCGCAGCTTCAGCGTCTGCGATTCATCCAGGGTGCCGTCAGGCTGCAGCACCACGAAGCGTTCGCCGCTGCGGTCGAACAGGACCGGGATCGGGTCGCGGAACAGCGGGCGGCGCACGAAGCGCAGGTGCCAGCCAAAGTGTTCCAGCGTTTCCACGGCCTGGCGTTGCGCGTCGGTGAGCCCGGCCCGCAGCTGGGCGGGGTCGGGCGGCTGGCGGCGTTCGGGCGTATTCATCTACTGAAACAAGGCAAAGTCCGGAGAACCTGTCGATGCAAGCAGCGTTCCAACCGCGTGGCGGGCGGGGCGCCTGCCGTCACCAGCTGTAGAGCTTCCAATACACCGGCGACACGCCGTCCTTGTCGCTGTCCATGCGGCCATCGCCGTTGCGGTCGTACATGTAGAACGCCGGGCCCTGCGCAGGCGTCACCTTGACCATCCGCAGCTGGCCACCCACGCGGTACTCCTGCAGCGTGTCGCCGTTGGCCAGGGTCTTGCTGGACACATCGGCACCGCTTACATCGACCGGGGGCTTACCGCCGCCGCCCGTGGTGGCACAACCGGCCAGCGCGAGCAGGCCAACCAGCAACAGGGTCTTCATGGGCCGAGGTCCTTGTACAAAGTGAAGGTCGATTATGCCCCACGCGTCGTCGTCGGCGTGTCTGGGGTCGGCGCGGGCGGGCGCGTAGAATCGTCGCATGAGCCGATTAGTCCTGATTGACGGGTCCAGTTACCTGTACCGCGCGTTCCACGCGCTTCCGCCGCTGACCAACGCCCACGGTGAACCCACCGGCGCGCTGTTCGGTGTGGTCAACATGCTGCGCGCCACCCTGAAGGAGCGCCCGGCCTACGTGGCGTTCGTGGTCGATGCGCCCGGCAAGACCTTCCGCGACGACCTGTATGCCGACTACAAGGCCAACCGCCCGCCGATGCCCGACGACCTGCGTCCGCAGATCGAGCCGATGTGCCGCATCGTCGAAGCGCTCGGCCTGAGCATCCTGCGCATTCCCGGCGTGGAAGCCGACGATGTGATCGGCACGCTGGCCCTGCAGGGCCACCAGGACGGCCTGCAGGTGACCATCTCCACCGGCGACAAGGACTTCGCCCAGCTGGTCCGCCCGGGCATCGAACTGGTCAACACCATGACCGGCAGCCGGATGGATTCGGATGCGGCGGTGATGGACAAGTTCGGCGTGCGCGCCGACCAGATCGTCGACCTGCTGGCGCTGATGGGCGACACCGTGGACAACGTGCCCGGCGTGGAGAAGTGCGGCCCCAAGACCGCCGCCAAGTGGCTGGCCGAGTACCAGAACCTGGACGGGGTGATGGCCGCCGCACCGGGCATGAAGGGCAAGATCGGCGAGAACCTGCGCGCGGCGCTGGAGCGCCTGCCGCTCAACCGCGAACTGGTCACCATCCGCACCGACGTGCCGCTGGAGTCCAGCCCGCGCACGCTGGCACTGCGCGACCCGGACGTACCCACCCTGGGCGAGCTGTACCTGCGCTACGGCTTCACCCAGGCGCTGAAGGAGCTGGGAGGCCCGGCCGCGGCGGCGGTGGCCGCCAGCGACGCCACGGTGAGCCTGCGTGGCACCGCCGCCGGGTACGCACGCAGCGCGCCGGCGGAAACGGCGGCCGAGGTCGATCCGGCGCTGTCGGCGCCCGGCGAGTACGAGACCGTGCTCACCACCGAACAGCTGGATGCCTGGGTGCAGCGCGCCGAGGCGGCCGACCTGATCGCCTTCGACACCGAAACCGACGCGCTCGATGCGATGCGCGCCAACCTGGTGGGCATCAGCCTGGCGGTGGAGCCGGGCAGGGCCGCCTATATCCCGGTGGGCCACAACTATCCCGGCGCGCCGGCCCAGCTGGGCGCCGAACAGGTACTGGCCGCACTGCGCCCGGTGCTGGAAAACCCCGACAAGAAGAAGCTCGGCCAGCACGGCAAGTACGACCTGCACGTGCTGCGCCGGCATGGCATCGACGTGCAGGGCTACCACGACGACACCATGCTGGAGAGCTTCGTGCTCAATTCCACCGCCACCCGCCACGACATGGATTCGCTGGCAATGCGCTACCTGGGCTACACCACGATCAAGTTCGAGGACGTGGCCGGCAAGGGTGCCAAGCAGATCCCGTTCTCGCAGGTGGGCCTGGACGAGGCAGGCCGCTATGCCGCCGAAGACGCCGACATCACCCTGCGCCTGCACCGCGTGTTGCAGCCACAGCTGCTGGCTGTTCCGTCGCTGGACGGGGTGTACCGCGACATCGAAATGCCGCTGGTGCCGGTGCTGGCCCGGATCGAAGCCAACGGCGTGCACATCGACATGGCCGAACTGCGCCGCCAGAGCCAGGACCTGAGCGTGCGCATGCTGGCCGCCCAGCAGAAGGCCACCGAGCTGGCCGGCCACACCTTCAACCTGGATTCGCCCAAGCAGCTGCAGGCGGTGCTGTTCGACGAGCTGAAGCTGCCGGCGCTGGTGAAGACCCCCAAGGGCCAGCCCAGCACCAATGAAGAGGCGCTGGAGGCCATTGCCGAGCAGCACGAGCTGCCGCGGGTGATCCTGGAGTACCGCGGGCTGGCCAAGCTGCGCAGCACCTACACCGACAAGCTGCCGGAGATGGTCAACCCGGACACCGGCCGGGTCCACACCAGCTACCACCAGTCCGGCGCGGCCACCGGCCGGCTGTCCTCGTCGGACCCGAACCTGCAGAACATCCCGATCCGCACCGACGACGGCCGCCGCATCCGCCGTGCGTTCGTGGCCCCGCCCGGGCGCAAGATCCTGGCCTGCGATTACTCGCAGATCGAGCTGCGGATCATGGCCCACCTGTCCGAAGACCCGGGCCTGGTGCGCGCCTTCGAACAGGGCGTGGACGTGCACCGGGCCACCGCGGCCGAGGTGTTCGGGCGCGCGCTGGACGAGGTCACCCCGAACGAGCGCCGCGCGGCCAAGGCGATCAACTTCGGCCTGATGTACGGCATGAGCGCGTTCGGGCTGGCCCGCAACCTGGGCATCGACCGCGGCCAGGCCCAGGATTACGTGGCGCTGTACTTCAGCCGCTACCCGGGCGTGCGCGACTTCATGGAGCGTATGCGCCAGCAGGCCCGCGACCAGGGCTATGTGGAAACCCTGGAAGGCCGCCGGCTGTACCTGAACGACATTCACGCCCGCAACCAGGGCCTGCGCGCCGGGGCTGAACGCGCGGCGATCAACGCCCCGATGCAGGGCACCGCGGCCGACATCATCAAGCGGGCGATGGTGAAAGTGGACGGGTGGCTGCAGGGCCAGGGCGACCAGGCGCGGATGATCATGCAGGTGCACGATGAACTGGTGTTTGAAACCGAAAGTGAGTTTCTCGATACCTTGCGTTTGAAGGTGGTGGAACTGATGTCGTCTTCAGCCCAGTTGCGGGTGCCGTTGGTGGTGGACGCCGGCGTCGGTGATAACTGGGATGAGGCGCACTGAGACGGAAATCACGCTCAAACAGCTGAATTGGTTCATGGCGCCTTGAAAAACTGACTGTCGGATGAATGTTTCCCCTACAGAGCTTTCATTAATTGGGCCCCTTCACGAACTATCAATGTTCGGGGTGCTTTTATAGACCTCGACAGGCGCAACGCCTGTTGTGGATCTCTCCCATCCCCTGGAGCAGATCTCGGAACGGGGGCTCCTCCCCAAGCGCCCGTTCCCCGGCCCCGCTGACCTCCCCCTGGTCGGCGGGGCTTTTTATTTGGGCCGCCATAAACTCCGCGCGGCCCGCCGCAGGACAGGCCCCCGCGCTGCCGATTGCCGTTTGCCCCACGCGCGGCCCATGCTGTGGGCTGGACCCGGGGAGAACCGCATGAGCGATCTGTTTGCATTGGCCATGCCGTGGTGGGAATTCATCCTGCGCGCGGTGGTGGTGTACGTTCTGGTGCTGGGCATGGTGCGGTTGTCGGGCAAGCGCGCGCTGGGCCAGATCACCCCGTTCGATGTGCTGCTGATCGTGCTGCTGGGCAATGCGGTGCAGAACGCCCTGCTGGGCAAGGACACGTCGCTGGGCGGCGGGCTGCTGCTGGCGGCCACGCTGATCCTGCTCAACTACGGGGTGGGGTGGTTGAGCACGCGCAGCCGGCGCGTGGAAACCCTGGTTGAAGGCGAGCCGGTGCTGATCGCGCGCGACGGCAAGCTGCTGGATTCGGTGCTCCGGCGCGAAATGGTCACCTCGTCTGATGTCGACGCGGCGCTGCGCCAACAGGGTTGCCTGTCGATCGACGATGTCGCGCTGGCGGTGCTGGAAATCAACGGCCACATCACCATCGTGCCGAAGAAGGGGTAATGCCACCCCATGGGTGGCTGCCTTCGTTGGGTACCGCAGCCACCCATGGGGTGGCTCTACCACCCGCCGGGGCGACCATCGGCCGTGCGCGATCCCACCCTCGGTAACGCACCGGCCTCTGCGGTGGCGCGTCCGGTTACACCCAGTCGCGCGGGACCAGGTAGTCGGCCAGGCGGGCTTCGTCGCTGCCGGTTTCGGGCTGGAAACCGTATTCCCAGCGTACCCGCGGTGGCAGGCTCATCAGGATGCTCTCGCTGCGCCCGCCGCTCTGCAGGCCGAACAGCGTGCCGCGGTCGTAGACCAGGTTGAACTCCACGTAGCGGCCGCGGCGGTACAGCTGGAACTCGCGCTCACGCTCGCCGTACGGCATGTCCTTGCGACGTGCCACGATCGGCAGGTAGGCGTCGAGGAAGCCATCGCCGACCGCGCGCAGGTAGGCAAAATCGCGTTCGAAGTCACCGTGCAGGTCGTCGAAGAACAGCCCGCCCACGCCGCGCGTTTCATTGCGGTGGCGCAGGAAGAAGTACTCGTCGCACCAGCGCTTGTGATCGGCATAGCGCCCTTCGCCAAACGGCGCACACAGGTCGTGCGCGACGCGGTGCCACTGCTGCACGTCCTCATCGAACGGATAGAACGGGGTCAGGTCGAAGCCGCCGCCGAACCACGACGCCACTTCCACGCCATCACGCTCGGCGCGGAAATAGCGCACGTTGGCATGGGTGGTGGGCAGGTACGGGTTGGCCGGGTGGAACACCAGCGATACCCCGGTGGCCCGCCACGAGGCACCGGCCAGCTCCGGCCGGTTGGCTGACGCCGACGGGGGCAGGCGGGTGCCGGCCACGTCGGAGAAGCCGATGCCGGCCTGCTCGAACACCGCGCCATCGCGCAGGATGCGGGTGCGGCCGCCACCACCCTCGGCGCGCTGCCATTGGTCTTCGGCGAACCGAGCCTGGCCGTCGGCGGCCTCGATGGCCGCACAGATGCGGTCCTGCAGGTCGGTCAGGTAGCTGCGTACGCGCTCGAATTCGTTCATGGCGCTACTTTACCGCAGCCCGGAGACCGGGCTGCAGGGTAGCGATGCGGCCGGCGCAACCGTGGCTGTCGCTTACGGCCGTTGGCGCCGCGCCGCCGTCGCAGGCGTCACTCGCCGCCTGCGGCCTCCTCGGCCATCGCACGCACCATCGCGCGCAGTGCCGGCCAATCACGGGTAGCGTCCACGTCGCAGGCGATGTGGGTAGCGCCGCCCTTGGCGCAGATGGCGGTCAACATGTTCGGCACCGCTTCGTCACCGGTATGTACATAGACCTCGGCCAGGCCCACGCAGCCATCGCGCACGCCGGCGGTGCACAGCGCGGCGTAGTAGGGCAGCGTGCTTTTCCAGTCTTCATCACGTGCACGCGCGCTGGCGGCCAGCTTGCAGCCCAGCAGCTGACCGGCCTTGCAGCAGGCCTCCGGACCGCCTTCGCGATCCAGCGTGGGGCAGTCCAGCGGCTGCGGAATCTCG
This is a stretch of genomic DNA from Stenotrophomonas rhizophila. It encodes these proteins:
- a CDS encoding low molecular weight protein tyrosine phosphatase family protein — encoded protein: MTQRVPRHVLFICSQNRLRSPTAEQVFAAWPGIETASAGLKPDADVPVSPELLEWAELIFVMERAHRSRLSSRFRPWLGGKRIICLDIPDDYAFMQPALVEMLERKVAPFLR
- a CDS encoding DUF4386 domain-containing protein, encoding MATQQRTGRLAGGVYLVVIATGIFSLAYVPSRISVGDDPAATVANVIAHADLFRAGIAAFALEQIAFLLLPLLLYRVFAAAHRPAATLMVALAVTGVPIALAALSHRLEAVTLLTDPALARALSGGQLQMLAMAALKSWSSHIFLASLFWGLWLLPFGWLVWRTRAIPRVLGVLLMLGGIGYLLNVFGELLIPGYATTALSNYATLPASLGEIGSGLWLTLFGARTPDLVPPRVARAVND
- a CDS encoding sugar O-acetyltransferase, with translation MALSEKDKMLSGQPYRPGDPQLQAEMAAAKAWMVRYNAALAEAPDVRRALLRERLGAVGDGTVIRPPFHCDYGSHIHLGTGVFLNYNCVILDVAEVHIGDGTQIGPAVQIYAADHPRDPQARAQGLELARPVRIGRNVWIGGGAILLPGVRIGDNAVVGAGSVVTRDVAAGATVVGNPARVVPPRD
- a CDS encoding universal stress protein, which gives rise to MYKRILIATDGSELSEKGLLKGLELAKDLNAEVDIVTVSEPWAVGMYDAMGWSVGYMNSPEYKADREETAQKVLAPAKATAEAQGLRANVVHVLDRYAADGIIDTAVERNSDLIVMTSHGRRGVTRVLLGSQTAEVLARSTVPVLVIR
- a CDS encoding DUF2782 domain-containing protein, which translates into the protein MKTLLLVGLLALAGCATTGGGGKPPVDVSGADVSSKTLANGDTLQEYRVGGQLRMVKVTPAQGPAFYMYDRNGDGRMDSDKDGVSPVYWKLYSW
- the polA gene encoding DNA polymerase I, which gives rise to MSRLVLIDGSSYLYRAFHALPPLTNAHGEPTGALFGVVNMLRATLKERPAYVAFVVDAPGKTFRDDLYADYKANRPPMPDDLRPQIEPMCRIVEALGLSILRIPGVEADDVIGTLALQGHQDGLQVTISTGDKDFAQLVRPGIELVNTMTGSRMDSDAAVMDKFGVRADQIVDLLALMGDTVDNVPGVEKCGPKTAAKWLAEYQNLDGVMAAAPGMKGKIGENLRAALERLPLNRELVTIRTDVPLESSPRTLALRDPDVPTLGELYLRYGFTQALKELGGPAAAAVAASDATVSLRGTAAGYARSAPAETAAEVDPALSAPGEYETVLTTEQLDAWVQRAEAADLIAFDTETDALDAMRANLVGISLAVEPGRAAYIPVGHNYPGAPAQLGAEQVLAALRPVLENPDKKKLGQHGKYDLHVLRRHGIDVQGYHDDTMLESFVLNSTATRHDMDSLAMRYLGYTTIKFEDVAGKGAKQIPFSQVGLDEAGRYAAEDADITLRLHRVLQPQLLAVPSLDGVYRDIEMPLVPVLARIEANGVHIDMAELRRQSQDLSVRMLAAQQKATELAGHTFNLDSPKQLQAVLFDELKLPALVKTPKGQPSTNEEALEAIAEQHELPRVILEYRGLAKLRSTYTDKLPEMVNPDTGRVHTSYHQSGAATGRLSSSDPNLQNIPIRTDDGRRIRRAFVAPPGRKILACDYSQIELRIMAHLSEDPGLVRAFEQGVDVHRATAAEVFGRALDEVTPNERRAAKAINFGLMYGMSAFGLARNLGIDRGQAQDYVALYFSRYPGVRDFMERMRQQARDQGYVETLEGRRLYLNDIHARNQGLRAGAERAAINAPMQGTAADIIKRAMVKVDGWLQGQGDQARMIMQVHDELVFETESEFLDTLRLKVVELMSSSAQLRVPLVVDAGVGDNWDEAH
- a CDS encoding DUF421 domain-containing protein, whose translation is MSDLFALAMPWWEFILRAVVVYVLVLGMVRLSGKRALGQITPFDVLLIVLLGNAVQNALLGKDTSLGGGLLLAATLILLNYGVGWLSTRSRRVETLVEGEPVLIARDGKLLDSVLRREMVTSSDVDAALRQQGCLSIDDVALAVLEINGHITIVPKKG
- the hemF gene encoding oxygen-dependent coproporphyrinogen oxidase; amino-acid sequence: MNEFERVRSYLTDLQDRICAAIEAADGQARFAEDQWQRAEGGGGRTRILRDGAVFEQAGIGFSDVAGTRLPPSASANRPELAGASWRATGVSLVFHPANPYLPTTHANVRYFRAERDGVEVASWFGGGFDLTPFYPFDEDVQQWHRVAHDLCAPFGEGRYADHKRWCDEYFFLRHRNETRGVGGLFFDDLHGDFERDFAYLRAVGDGFLDAYLPIVARRKDMPYGEREREFQLYRRGRYVEFNLVYDRGTLFGLQSGGRSESILMSLPPRVRWEYGFQPETGSDEARLADYLVPRDWV